A stretch of Fundicoccus culcitae DNA encodes these proteins:
- a CDS encoding ABC transporter ATP-binding protein encodes MKQRGYYLKLLIQEITAYKKTIWLWMAIRVIVKTILPFSRVLMSALVIEWLLTGIEIEQFLWQLTIGIILICFLEVIDKRLSFYFETESDIFRIKIVTKITSQILFLDYPNIQSEEGQKMYAEALGLAGSPAQLFGRIINDLMDLASAVIGIIMYATLILQVDGIFILIIAVMIIGLLIFKGQQKKINQSISEKQAENNKQNSYLRRIYGDLRLAKDIRLYQMHDWFIEIKTQITDAYVEIMRPKNKVQFFENTYLAIGTIILTALAYILSIQQIESGILNVSGFVVYVGAITLLASTITEGINDLAEMDRNLQEVRYYDDFMHQNQVFNHGEGMALPTENIRIELKNVTYTYPNQKEPALRNISMVLNPLEKVAIVGENGAGKSTLVKLICGLLLPDSGEILLNGHHQNEYNIFDYYQLFSTVFQDSFLLTYTIKETIIQGLPYDEGHYQSVLKHSGVDKMVNQFKMGDETKIVKAVDNDAIQLSGGQLQKLKLAQALYKNGPVLILDEPTAALDPLSEHEVYQDYLHFSENKLSLFISHRLASTRFCDRIIYLRDGAIVEVGSHDQLIALKGQYYTLYEAQAHYYRDNIDDSQAGEEVIEVGGVI; translated from the coding sequence ATGAAGCAACGAGGATATTACTTGAAATTACTGATTCAGGAAATTACTGCCTATAAAAAAACGATTTGGTTGTGGATGGCAATTAGAGTAATTGTTAAAACAATCTTACCCTTTAGTCGTGTATTAATGTCGGCTTTAGTGATTGAATGGTTATTAACGGGTATTGAAATTGAACAATTTTTATGGCAATTAACTATTGGCATTATTTTAATTTGTTTCTTGGAAGTGATTGATAAGCGTTTGTCATTCTATTTCGAGACGGAATCAGATATCTTCCGTATAAAAATAGTGACAAAAATTACCAGTCAAATTTTATTTTTGGATTATCCAAACATACAATCAGAAGAAGGACAAAAAATGTATGCTGAAGCTTTGGGCTTGGCTGGCAGTCCGGCTCAATTGTTTGGACGAATTATTAATGATTTAATGGATTTAGCTAGTGCAGTGATTGGCATAATCATGTATGCCACCTTAATTTTACAAGTTGATGGGATATTTATTTTAATCATTGCTGTAATGATTATTGGTTTACTTATTTTTAAAGGACAACAAAAAAAAATAAATCAATCAATTAGTGAAAAACAGGCTGAAAATAATAAACAAAATAGTTATTTACGTCGTATTTATGGTGATTTACGTTTAGCAAAGGATATCCGTCTATATCAAATGCATGATTGGTTTATAGAAATAAAAACACAAATTACCGATGCGTATGTCGAAATCATGCGTCCAAAAAATAAAGTTCAATTTTTTGAAAATACCTATTTAGCAATAGGAACAATTATTTTAACGGCATTAGCTTATATATTAAGTATTCAGCAAATTGAATCAGGTATTTTGAATGTTAGTGGCTTTGTTGTGTATGTGGGGGCTATCACTCTGTTAGCTTCAACCATTACCGAAGGTATTAATGACTTAGCTGAAATGGATCGTAATTTGCAAGAAGTAAGATATTATGATGATTTTATGCATCAAAATCAAGTCTTTAACCATGGTGAAGGGATGGCGCTACCTACAGAAAATATCCGAATTGAATTAAAAAATGTGACTTATACTTATCCCAACCAAAAAGAACCCGCTTTACGCAATATTAGTATGGTGCTTAATCCACTAGAGAAGGTGGCCATTGTAGGAGAAAATGGCGCAGGAAAATCCACTTTGGTTAAATTAATTTGTGGTTTGTTACTACCCGATTCAGGCGAAATCTTGCTTAATGGTCATCATCAAAATGAATATAATATTTTTGACTATTACCAATTATTTTCGACGGTTTTTCAAGATAGCTTCTTGTTAACCTATACCATTAAAGAAACAATTATCCAGGGATTACCCTATGACGAGGGACATTATCAGTCAGTTCTGAAACATAGCGGCGTCGATAAAATGGTTAATCAATTCAAAATGGGTGATGAAACAAAAATTGTTAAAGCTGTCGATAATGATGCGATACAGTTGTCAGGTGGTCAATTGCAAAAATTAAAGTTGGCACAAGCACTGTATAAAAATGGACCTGTCTTAATTCTCGATGAACCAACGGCAGCGCTCGACCCATTGTCTGAACATGAAGTATATCAAGATTATTTGCATTTTTCTGAAAATAAATTATCATTATTTATTTCGCATCGTTTAGCTTCGACCCGTTTTTGTGATCGGATTATTTATTTAAGGGATGGGGCGATTGTAGAGGTAGGTTCTCATGATCAATTGATTGCTCTAAAAGGACAATATTACACGCTTTATGAAGCTCAAGCACACTATTATCGTGATAATATAGATGATTCCCAAGCTGGCGAAGAGGTTATTGAAGTCGGAGGTGTGATATAA